In a single window of the Streptomyces sp. NBC_00094 genome:
- a CDS encoding non-ribosomal peptide synthetase/MFS transporter: MTDTQDLPTGWSAAKRALLSQRLRGAAAPARVVDPRPADTAPPLSSGQERLWFMDQFAPGSTAYTLAPARRFRGTFDRAALDAALTDLVARHESLRMTFRTTEAGTAEVRVAEPAPFTALHLDATADPNPEARAAAELGALIAEPFDLQVGPLLRALVVRIAEDDHVLALVMHHIICDGWSIDLLNRELDIRYAHHAHDSSGELPSLDVQFGDYAAWQRDRLENGQLDASRAYWRGELDGVPALELPSDRPRPPLFTFDGAATEFRWSPELSRRIGAVARAHGASTYMVLMAAFQALLGRHAGQRDFAVGSAVAGRLHRELEGVVGAFVNMLPIRARLSAELDFGRLISRVRETTLDAYAHQEIPFEQMVNDLAVERDVSRAAVFQTTFAFQNYGDRATTPAAGLDSEGFGYEATTTHADLALYMREESDGGLYGLFTYRTDLFDADTVERFAERFELLTAAGVADPALPVDRLPLLTAAERTAVLETWAVGPALPDGGPATLTQALTRTAALTPEASALVFEDRTLTYGDLDRRANAMARRLRTLGVGADDRVAVCLEQSAELAIALVAVLKAGGGYLPLDPEQPPARLAHLVADAGATVLITDTVLRPRFGDHPAVDLLTDDGTDAAEWDGAPLEEVSGADHLAYVIYTSGSTGAPKGVAVQHRQVLNYLAGAGDRLRIEPGASFGLLQSLSFDFSMTMLYLALTTGGRVHLLPRRIAGVELASEIERAGIDYLKMTPSHLAALTADAPLERLLPRRALVLGGEASSRSWAAGIAALGRCAVFNHYGPTEATVGMTVHEVTADGPDAPGSTPIGSPLAGGRCYVLDEARNPVPPGVTGELYLGGDRLARGYLGRPDLTAERFLPDPYAVPAGADPSGADPSGTGRDAAGSGGGPRMYRTGDLARWRTDGALDYLGRCDDQIKVRGYRVEPGEIEAALTALPGITQAVVLARGEGVKQNLVAYLERPAGGEPPAAAELRATLGEVLPDYMVPARYVVLERLPLLAHGKVDRKALPAPVDGPAAGAHVDPEGETEQVIAAMWADLLDLPRVGALDDFFELGGHSLLATQVVARMRRAFPDLATPVGVMDLFTYPTVRRLAALVATPEGERGPRRLLHLLTPERREVAASVVCAPYGGGSALIYKPLAEAMPADWALHSIAVPGHELGEEAMDIDEVARLCAEEIVANVVGPLVLYGHCGVGVRLTVEIARRVEAAGREIDAVHLGGIFPFARPKGRGAAWAERFAELSARLRSDQGMINALAAAGLDVDEVDEEQLRLIVHNRRVGTVGAERYFGELYESEGGALTAPVIAVCGDRDPATEFYQERFREWHRITGTAAVVVLDEAGHFYLKYRAAELADILTGVHRSIAAGEEARHERTADATWWLAGLSRGAAETAPALEAEPGQPERSGTPGKSRERRPVRPTMGRFLAVATGQQLSMIGSALTEFALPIWIYLQTGSLFQLGLLAAFGLVPGIVVAPLAGAIVDRGDRRRVMLWGDVAAGLTQAVLLVLYLGDSLEIWHCYVMISLLSAALAFQRVAWGSAVPQLVPKRFLGRANGVVQMALGLAQFLVPLIAVGILHVIGLGGILVFDVVSYLIATGVTLAVRFPDAMAAARRESVGAEIRAGFQRALGSRHFRAMLFWFAVLNIFLSPLFLLVTPLVLSFSSTAAAGWVSTAAGLGAVLGGLTLLVWGGPRRMRLRGVLFATLGLAAACVVTGLRPSVTVVAIGAFGMTYGLALLNGIYATVVQTKVPMRFHGRVIAVNTMVAWSTLPIGFALVAPAGPELLQPLMDEGGALASSVGALIGTGEGRGIGLLYLVFGLAMAALVLISLCIPVLARFDRDVPDAESDDLIGLETLQARAKSEMNA, from the coding sequence ATGACGGATACCCAGGACCTGCCCACCGGCTGGTCCGCAGCCAAGCGCGCCCTGCTCAGCCAGCGGCTGCGCGGCGCCGCAGCCCCCGCCCGGGTGGTGGACCCCCGCCCGGCGGACACCGCACCGCCGCTCTCCAGCGGTCAGGAACGGCTCTGGTTCATGGACCAGTTCGCTCCCGGCTCCACGGCCTACACGCTGGCACCGGCCCGCCGGTTCCGGGGCACCTTCGACCGCGCCGCGCTGGACGCCGCGCTGACCGACCTGGTGGCCCGGCACGAGAGCCTGCGGATGACCTTCCGCACCACCGAGGCCGGCACCGCCGAGGTGCGGGTCGCCGAGCCCGCGCCGTTCACCGCCCTGCACCTGGATGCCACCGCGGACCCGAACCCGGAGGCGCGCGCCGCCGCCGAACTCGGCGCGCTGATCGCGGAACCCTTCGACCTCCAGGTCGGTCCGCTGCTGCGCGCCCTGGTGGTCCGCATCGCCGAGGACGACCACGTCCTCGCCCTGGTGATGCACCACATCATCTGCGACGGCTGGTCGATCGACCTCCTCAACCGCGAGCTCGACATCCGCTACGCCCATCACGCCCACGACTCTTCGGGTGAACTGCCTTCGCTCGACGTCCAGTTCGGGGACTACGCGGCCTGGCAGCGGGACCGTCTGGAGAACGGGCAGCTCGACGCCTCGCGTGCGTACTGGCGCGGCGAGCTCGACGGCGTCCCGGCCCTGGAGCTGCCCTCCGACCGGCCCCGCCCACCGCTCTTCACCTTCGACGGGGCCGCGACCGAGTTCCGCTGGAGCCCCGAACTCTCCCGCCGGATCGGCGCAGTGGCGCGGGCCCACGGCGCCTCCACGTACATGGTGCTGATGGCCGCGTTCCAGGCTCTGCTGGGCCGGCACGCCGGCCAGCGCGACTTCGCCGTCGGCTCCGCCGTCGCCGGCCGTCTCCATCGTGAACTCGAAGGCGTGGTGGGTGCGTTCGTCAACATGCTGCCGATCCGCGCCCGGCTCTCCGCCGAGCTCGACTTCGGCCGGCTGATCAGCCGGGTCCGCGAGACCACGCTCGATGCGTACGCGCACCAGGAGATTCCGTTCGAGCAGATGGTCAACGATCTCGCGGTGGAACGCGACGTCAGCCGCGCCGCCGTCTTCCAGACCACCTTCGCCTTCCAGAACTACGGCGACCGCGCCACCACCCCCGCCGCGGGCCTGGACTCCGAGGGCTTCGGCTACGAGGCCACCACGACCCACGCCGACCTCGCCCTCTACATGCGGGAGGAGTCGGACGGCGGCCTCTACGGTCTGTTCACCTACCGCACCGACCTCTTCGACGCCGACACCGTCGAGCGCTTCGCCGAGCGGTTCGAGCTGCTGACCGCGGCCGGCGTCGCCGACCCCGCGCTGCCGGTCGACCGGCTCCCGCTGCTCACCGCGGCCGAGCGGACGGCCGTGCTGGAGACCTGGGCCGTCGGTCCCGCCCTTCCGGACGGCGGTCCCGCCACGCTCACCCAGGCGCTGACCCGGACGGCGGCCCTGACGCCCGAGGCCTCGGCGCTGGTCTTCGAGGACCGCACGCTGACCTACGGTGACCTCGACCGCCGCGCCAACGCCATGGCCCGACGCCTACGCACGCTGGGCGTGGGTGCGGACGACCGGGTGGCCGTCTGCCTGGAGCAGTCCGCCGAGCTGGCGATCGCCCTGGTCGCCGTCCTCAAGGCCGGCGGCGGATACCTGCCGCTCGACCCCGAGCAGCCCCCCGCCCGGCTCGCCCACCTGGTCGCCGACGCCGGAGCCACGGTCCTGATCACCGACACCGTGCTGCGACCGCGGTTCGGCGATCACCCGGCGGTCGACCTGCTGACCGACGACGGCACCGACGCTGCGGAGTGGGACGGGGCACCGCTGGAGGAGGTCTCCGGCGCCGACCACCTCGCGTACGTGATCTACACCTCGGGCTCCACCGGCGCGCCCAAGGGCGTCGCGGTGCAGCACCGCCAGGTCCTCAACTACCTTGCGGGCGCGGGCGATCGTCTGCGGATCGAGCCCGGGGCCTCCTTCGGGCTGTTGCAGTCGCTCTCCTTCGACTTCAGCATGACCATGCTCTACCTGGCGCTCACGACCGGCGGCCGGGTGCACCTGCTGCCGCGCCGGATCGCGGGCGTGGAACTGGCCTCGGAGATCGAGCGGGCCGGCATCGACTACCTGAAGATGACGCCCTCCCACCTGGCCGCGCTGACCGCTGACGCACCGCTTGAGCGGCTGCTGCCGCGCCGTGCGCTGGTCCTCGGCGGCGAGGCCAGCAGTCGGTCCTGGGCGGCGGGCATCGCCGCGCTGGGCCGGTGCGCGGTGTTCAACCACTACGGGCCGACCGAGGCGACGGTGGGGATGACCGTCCACGAGGTCACCGCCGACGGCCCGGACGCGCCGGGCAGCACCCCGATCGGCAGCCCGCTGGCCGGCGGGCGCTGCTACGTGCTGGACGAGGCCCGCAACCCCGTTCCGCCGGGAGTCACGGGTGAGTTGTACCTGGGCGGGGACCGGCTGGCCCGTGGCTACCTCGGGCGGCCGGACCTGACGGCCGAGCGGTTCCTGCCCGATCCGTACGCCGTCCCGGCGGGCGCGGACCCGTCCGGGGCCGATCCGTCCGGAACCGGCCGGGACGCCGCGGGGAGCGGCGGCGGTCCGCGGATGTACCGCACCGGTGACCTGGCACGCTGGCGGACGGACGGGGCACTGGACTACCTCGGCCGCTGCGACGACCAGATCAAGGTCCGCGGCTACCGGGTCGAGCCCGGCGAGATCGAGGCCGCGCTGACCGCGCTGCCCGGCATCACCCAGGCGGTGGTCCTGGCCCGTGGCGAGGGCGTCAAGCAGAACCTCGTCGCCTACCTGGAGCGCCCCGCCGGCGGCGAACCGCCGGCCGCCGCCGAACTCCGCGCCACCCTGGGCGAGGTCCTGCCGGACTACATGGTCCCGGCCCGGTACGTGGTGCTTGAGCGGCTGCCGCTGCTCGCCCACGGCAAGGTCGACCGGAAGGCGCTGCCCGCGCCCGTGGACGGCCCGGCCGCCGGAGCCCATGTCGACCCCGAGGGCGAGACCGAGCAGGTGATCGCCGCCATGTGGGCGGACCTGCTGGATCTTCCCCGGGTCGGCGCACTGGACGACTTCTTCGAGCTCGGGGGCCACTCGCTGCTCGCCACCCAGGTGGTCGCCCGGATGCGTCGGGCGTTCCCCGACCTGGCCACCCCGGTCGGCGTCATGGACCTCTTCACGTACCCGACGGTCCGTCGGCTCGCCGCACTGGTGGCCACCCCCGAAGGCGAGCGGGGCCCGCGGCGGCTGCTGCATCTGCTCACCCCCGAGCGCCGCGAGGTGGCAGCCAGTGTGGTCTGCGCCCCCTACGGCGGGGGCAGCGCACTGATCTACAAGCCGCTCGCCGAGGCCATGCCGGCGGACTGGGCCCTGCACTCCATCGCCGTCCCCGGCCACGAGCTGGGCGAGGAGGCGATGGACATCGACGAGGTCGCCCGGCTCTGCGCCGAGGAGATCGTCGCGAACGTCGTGGGACCGCTGGTGCTCTACGGGCACTGCGGGGTCGGCGTCCGGCTGACCGTGGAGATCGCCCGACGGGTGGAGGCGGCCGGCCGGGAGATCGACGCCGTCCACCTCGGAGGCATCTTCCCGTTCGCCCGCCCGAAGGGCCGTGGCGCCGCGTGGGCCGAGCGCTTCGCCGAGCTGTCCGCCCGCCTGCGCAGTGACCAGGGCATGATCAACGCCCTGGCCGCGGCGGGCCTGGACGTGGACGAGGTCGACGAGGAGCAGCTGCGGCTGATCGTGCACAACCGCCGGGTCGGCACCGTGGGCGCCGAGCGCTACTTCGGCGAGCTGTACGAGAGCGAGGGCGGCGCTCTCACGGCGCCGGTGATCGCCGTCTGCGGCGACCGCGATCCGGCGACGGAGTTCTACCAGGAGCGGTTCCGCGAGTGGCACCGGATCACCGGGACCGCCGCCGTGGTGGTCCTGGACGAAGCCGGCCACTTCTACCTCAAGTACCGCGCCGCGGAGTTGGCCGACATCCTGACGGGGGTGCACCGCTCGATCGCCGCCGGCGAGGAGGCGCGCCACGAACGCACCGCCGACGCCACCTGGTGGTTGGCAGGCCTGTCCCGCGGCGCCGCCGAGACGGCACCGGCCCTTGAGGCGGAGCCCGGGCAGCCGGAGCGATCCGGGACACCGGGGAAGTCCCGCGAGCGCCGTCCCGTCCGCCCGACCATGGGTCGCTTCCTGGCGGTCGCCACCGGCCAGCAGCTCTCGATGATCGGCTCGGCGCTGACCGAGTTCGCGCTGCCGATCTGGATCTATCTGCAGACCGGCTCGCTGTTCCAACTCGGCCTGCTCGCCGCCTTCGGCCTGGTGCCCGGCATCGTGGTCGCCCCGCTGGCCGGCGCCATCGTCGACCGCGGCGACCGCCGCCGGGTGATGCTGTGGGGCGACGTCGCCGCCGGCCTGACCCAGGCGGTCCTGCTGGTGCTGTATCTCGGCGATTCGCTGGAGATCTGGCACTGCTACGTGATGATCTCCCTGCTCTCCGCCGCGCTCGCCTTCCAGCGCGTCGCCTGGGGCTCGGCCGTGCCGCAGCTGGTGCCCAAGCGCTTCCTCGGCCGCGCCAACGGTGTGGTCCAGATGGCCCTGGGTCTGGCCCAGTTCCTCGTTCCGCTGATCGCGGTCGGCATCCTGCACGTGATCGGTCTCGGCGGCATCCTGGTCTTCGACGTCGTCAGCTACCTGATCGCCACCGGCGTCACCCTGGCGGTGCGCTTCCCCGACGCGATGGCCGCCGCCCGCCGCGAAAGCGTCGGCGCCGAGATCCGGGCCGGCTTCCAACGGGCTCTCGGGAGTCGCCACTTCAGGGCCATGCTGTTCTGGTTCGCGGTGCTGAACATCTTCCTCTCCCCGCTCTTCCTGCTCGTGACCCCGCTGGTGCTCTCCTTCTCCTCGACCGCCGCGGCGGGCTGGGTCTCCACCGCGGCCGGCCTGGGCGCCGTCCTCGGCGGCCTCACCCTGCTGGTCTGGGGCGGCCCGCGCCGGATGCGTCTGCGCGGCGTCCTGTTCGCCACCCTCGGCCTCGCGGCCGCCTGCGTCGTCACCGGCCTGCGGCCCTCGGTGACCGTGGTCGCCATCGGCGCGTTCGGCATGACCTACGGGCTGGCGCTGCTCAACGGCATATACGCGACGGTCGTCCAGACCAAGGTGCCGATGCGCTTCCACGGCCGGGTGATCGCGGTGAACACCATGGTCGCCTGGTCCACCCTGCCGATCGGTTTCGCCCTGGTCGCTCCGGCCGGCCCCGAGCTGCTCCAGCCCCTGATGGACGAGGGCGGCGCGCTGGCCTCCAGCGTCGGCGCGCTGATCGGCACCGGTGAGGGGCGCGGCATCGGCCTGCTCTATCTGGTGTTCGGCCTCGCCATGGCCGCCCTGGTCCTGATCAGTCTCTGCATTCCCGTCCTTGCCCGCTTCGACCGGGACGTCCCGGACGCCGAGTCCGACGACCTGATCGGCCTGGAGACCCTGCAGGCCCGCGCGAAAAGCGAGATGAACGCATGA
- a CDS encoding amino acid adenylation domain-containing protein produces the protein MSEVLSLPDRFPASPAQQGVWLTDRLGLAREAFHMPVRISFDRVDTAALVRAVDAVTRRHPALAARLMERDGQVWQEPAARRPELVRLEAPADEAELEKRLEEEAARPFALETGPLSRFTLHQRADGSAELLVTAHHAVFDGNSKDVLTRDLAAAYGSAPLPVTTAPATATAARAATAEPDTVRRAAEWYGPRWATATEPVLPGAPRTPAGVGAGVGEAVEWRLEGVEAGELAAAATLAGTTVFEFLLAALHGLLRRYGGEAVPVSVPLSTRTPELSGEIGMFVNELPVHAPAADASQTFTAFAAAVRGELRAGYPYRSVPFGAAVAGLGPRVGLTAVSLGYRRRGPDPDFADTGARIAWAVYNRTARNTLHLQIVEAPDTPDTPGGGIDFSLQYDAAVITPAAARRIAGHYATLLAGAVAAPGTRLLDLPLLDADELRAVTTAPNATDRPYPADRTVLDLVRAQVAATPDAIAVSAAGRHLSYRELLLRTDQLAAVLRAGGVRPGDLVALHLDRTSDLPAALLATLATGAAYLPLDPGYPAERLALVLRDSGAVLVLADREPSPVVAEAAPAVLRLPAPSAQEPAEAAPDAAPDLAPGPDDVAYVLYTSGSTGRPKGVAVGHRALVNLLTSFADRLGSGPRHAWLGLTSLSFDISALELYLPLITGGRLVLAPDGLAVDGPGLLSLIGAEGVTHVQATPSGWRVMLTAGTGVDALTSVTGLAGGEALPLPLARELRARTARLFNVYGPTETTIWSTCAELPAEPEQVRIGHPIANTQTYVVDEQLRPTPLGIPGELLIGGDGVAHGYLGRPELTDERFVPNPFGPPGTRLYRTGDQAVRTPDGDLDFLGRIDDQVKIRGHRIELGEIESALLEHPALAQAAVAVHTEEDGEPFLAGYLVPVAGARSPAPADLRDHLLRTLPAAMAPQRWLTMERLPLTPNGKLDRRALPVPAREAPVPQAADTGDETTGTVRRIWAEVLNLPDVGPEDDLFDLGGHSLTVIQIAARIRDALGVEVDFDVFFDVPTPAGIAAAVRERQ, from the coding sequence CCTGCCCGACCGATTTCCGGCCTCCCCGGCTCAGCAGGGGGTCTGGCTGACCGATCGGCTGGGGCTGGCGCGCGAGGCGTTCCACATGCCCGTGCGGATCTCCTTCGACCGGGTCGACACGGCGGCGCTGGTCCGCGCGGTGGATGCCGTGACCAGGCGTCATCCGGCCCTTGCCGCCCGTCTGATGGAGCGTGACGGCCAGGTCTGGCAGGAACCCGCGGCGCGACGTCCCGAACTGGTGAGGCTCGAAGCACCCGCGGACGAGGCCGAATTGGAGAAGCGTCTGGAGGAGGAAGCCGCTCGTCCGTTCGCTCTGGAGACCGGTCCGCTCAGCCGTTTCACCCTGCACCAGCGCGCCGACGGGAGCGCCGAGCTGCTGGTCACCGCTCACCACGCGGTCTTCGACGGCAACTCCAAGGACGTCCTGACTCGGGACCTCGCGGCGGCGTACGGCTCGGCGCCCCTGCCTGTGACCACCGCACCGGCCACGGCGACGGCGGCGAGAGCAGCGACAGCGGAACCGGACACCGTACGGCGGGCTGCCGAGTGGTACGGGCCGCGTTGGGCCACCGCCACCGAACCGGTCCTCCCCGGCGCGCCGCGCACCCCGGCCGGGGTCGGGGCCGGGGTCGGTGAGGCGGTCGAGTGGCGTCTCGAAGGCGTCGAGGCCGGTGAGTTGGCCGCCGCGGCCACCCTCGCCGGCACCACGGTCTTCGAGTTCCTGCTCGCGGCCCTGCACGGGCTGCTGCGCCGCTACGGCGGCGAGGCGGTCCCGGTGTCCGTTCCACTCTCCACGCGGACGCCGGAACTCAGCGGGGAAATAGGGATGTTCGTCAATGAACTCCCCGTCCACGCACCGGCGGCCGATGCGTCACAGACCTTCACCGCCTTCGCCGCCGCCGTGCGGGGCGAGCTGCGGGCCGGATACCCGTACCGCAGCGTGCCCTTCGGCGCCGCCGTCGCCGGACTGGGCCCCCGCGTCGGCCTGACCGCGGTCTCGCTCGGCTACCGCCGGCGCGGACCGGACCCGGACTTCGCCGACACCGGCGCCCGGATCGCCTGGGCCGTGTACAACCGCACCGCCCGAAACACGCTCCACCTCCAGATCGTGGAGGCCCCCGACACTCCCGACACCCCGGGGGGCGGCATCGACTTCAGTCTCCAGTACGACGCGGCCGTGATCACCCCGGCCGCCGCCCGCCGGATCGCCGGCCACTACGCCACCCTGCTCGCCGGTGCGGTCGCCGCGCCCGGTACCCGGCTGCTGGACCTGCCGCTCCTGGACGCCGACGAACTCCGGGCCGTCACCACCGCGCCGAACGCCACCGACCGGCCCTATCCGGCCGATCGGACCGTGCTCGACCTGGTCCGCGCCCAGGTCGCCGCCACCCCCGACGCGATCGCGGTCAGCGCTGCCGGCCGCCACCTCAGCTACCGCGAACTACTTCTCCGTACCGATCAGTTGGCGGCAGTACTGCGTGCCGGGGGCGTCCGGCCCGGCGATCTGGTCGCTCTCCACCTGGACCGCACCTCCGACCTGCCCGCCGCGCTGCTCGCCACCCTCGCCACCGGCGCGGCGTACCTGCCGCTGGACCCCGGCTATCCGGCCGAGCGCCTCGCCCTCGTCCTGCGCGACTCCGGAGCCGTTCTGGTGCTCGCCGACCGCGAGCCCTCGCCCGTGGTCGCCGAAGCCGCCCCCGCGGTCCTGCGGCTCCCGGCGCCATCGGCGCAGGAGCCGGCCGAGGCCGCCCCCGACGCCGCCCCCGATCTCGCCCCCGGTCCGGACGACGTGGCGTACGTCCTCTACACCTCCGGCTCCACGGGCCGCCCCAAGGGCGTCGCGGTCGGCCACCGGGCGTTGGTCAACCTGCTCACCTCCTTCGCCGACCGGCTCGGTTCCGGCCCTCGGCACGCCTGGCTCGGCTTGACCTCGCTCTCGTTCGACATCTCCGCGCTGGAGCTCTACCTGCCACTGATCACCGGTGGCCGCCTGGTCCTGGCCCCGGACGGTCTCGCCGTCGACGGCCCCGGACTGCTCTCGCTGATCGGCGCCGAGGGCGTCACCCACGTCCAGGCCACCCCGTCCGGATGGCGGGTCATGCTCACGGCGGGAACCGGCGTCGACGCGCTCACCTCCGTCACCGGCCTGGCCGGCGGCGAGGCGCTTCCGCTCCCGCTCGCCCGCGAACTGCGCGCGCGCACCGCCCGGCTGTTCAATGTGTACGGGCCCACCGAGACCACCATCTGGTCCACCTGCGCCGAGCTCCCGGCCGAACCCGAACAGGTCCGGATCGGCCACCCGATCGCCAACACCCAGACCTACGTCGTCGACGAGCAGCTGCGCCCCACCCCGCTCGGCATCCCCGGAGAGCTGCTGATCGGCGGGGACGGCGTCGCTCACGGCTACCTCGGCCGACCCGAACTCACCGACGAACGCTTCGTACCGAACCCGTTCGGCCCGCCCGGCACCCGGCTCTACCGCACCGGAGACCAGGCCGTTCGGACACCCGACGGCGACCTCGACTTCCTCGGCCGGATCGACGACCAGGTCAAGATCCGCGGTCACCGGATCGAACTCGGCGAGATCGAGTCCGCCCTCCTGGAGCACCCGGCCCTCGCCCAGGCCGCCGTCGCCGTCCACACCGAGGAAGACGGGGAGCCCTTCCTGGCCGGCTACCTGGTCCCGGTTGCCGGCGCCCGGTCGCCCGCCCCCGCCGACCTGCGCGACCACCTGTTGCGTACGCTGCCGGCCGCGATGGCGCCGCAGCGCTGGCTCACCATGGAACGTCTGCCGCTCACCCCGAACGGCAAGCTGGACCGGCGGGCCCTGCCGGTACCGGCACGCGAGGCTCCGGTGCCCCAGGCCGCCGATACCGGCGACGAGACGACCGGGACGGTCCGCCGGATCTGGGCCGAGGTGCTGAACCTGCCCGATGTCGGCCCCGAGGATGACCTGTTCGACCTCGGCGGGCACTCACTGACGGTGATTCAGATCGCTGCTCGGATCCGCGACGCGCTCGGCGTGGAAGTGGACTTCGACGTCTTCTTCGACGTCCCGACCCCTGCCGGTATCGCCGCCGCGGTCCGCGAGCGTCAGTAG